The following coding sequences lie in one Rutidosis leptorrhynchoides isolate AG116_Rl617_1_P2 chromosome 6, CSIRO_AGI_Rlap_v1, whole genome shotgun sequence genomic window:
- the LOC139852385 gene encoding probable purine permease 11 — translation MPDSEDSIAVNNRTRSGLLPLGKLKRWQWWILVAVNISFLIIGQIVAVLLGRFYYDQGGNSKWMATLVQTIGFPILFVPYILFPSPKESSTTTTTSFSLPVILSMYIVLGAVIAGDNMLYSVGLLYLSASTYSLICATQLAFNAMFSYYINSQKFTALIFNSVVVLSLSASLLAVNDDSDKPSGVTNAKYALGFVATLCASALYALLLSVMQLSFQKVIKKETFSVVIELSIYTSFFATCVSTIGLFASGEWKTLGGEMDGFGKGSVSYVMTLVGTAVAWQVCSVGVVGLVFVVSSLFSNVISTLSLALTPLAAVVVFHDKMNGVKIIAMLMGLWGFCTYIYQNYLDDIDAKKEQTDGTGAVLSEACTPLLVE, via the coding sequence ACAGTGAAGATTCAATCGCAGTAAATAATCGAACCCGATCCGGCTTATTGCCACTCGGTAAGCTCAAACGTTGGCAATGGTGGATTCTTGTTGCAGTCAACATCAGTTTTCTCATTATTGGTCAAATTGTAGCGGTTCTTCTTGGTCGATTTTATTATGATCAAGGTGGAAATAGTAAATGGATGGCTACACTTGTTCAAACAATTGGATTCCCCATTCTTTTCGTACCATATATTCTTTTTCCGTCACCCAAAGAATCATCAACGACAACCACCACATCGTTTTCACTGCCCGTAATACTCTCGATGTATATTGTTCTTGGTGCCGTAATTGCCGGTGACAATATGTTATACTCCGTCGGTTTATTATACCTTTCAGCCTCTACTTACTCTCTTATTTGTGCCACCCAATTAGCTTTTAACGCAATGTTTTCGTATTATATTAATTCCCAGAAGTTTACTGCTTTGATTTTTAATTCGGTGGTGGTCCTTTCATTATCCGCCTCGTTACTTGCTGTCAATGATGATTCCGATAAACCGTCTGGAGTCACAAACGCAAAATACGCTCTTGGTTTTGTTGCTACACTTTGTGCTTCCGCTCTTTATGCACTTTTACTTTCCGTTATGCAACTTAGCTTTCAAAAAGTTATAAAGAAAGAAACTTTTTCGGTGGTTATTGAGCTTTCGATTTACACTTCATTCTTCGCAACATGTGTTTCTACCATTGGTCTTTTCGCTAGCGGAGAGTGGAAAACTTTGGGCGGTGAGATGGATGGTTTTGGTAAGGGGAGTGTGTCTTATGTTATGACGTTGGTGGGGACCGCTGTCGCCTGGCAGGTCTGTTCGGTTGGTGTTGTCGGATTGGTTTTTGTGGTGTCATCGCTCTTTTCGAACGTGATTAGTACTTTGTCGTTGGCTTTGACTCCTTTGGCTGCAGTGGTTGTGTTCCACGACAAAATGAACGGAGTAAAGATAATCGCTATGTTAATGGGCCTGTGGGGTTTTTGTACTTATATTTATCAGAATTATCTTGATGATATTGACGCCAAGAAAGAGCAGACTGATGGTACGG